One genomic segment of Pempheris klunzingeri isolate RE-2024b chromosome 21, fPemKlu1.hap1, whole genome shotgun sequence includes these proteins:
- the LOC139221200 gene encoding uncharacterized protein, translated as MAAGLLLLVCAGAVLYSAEAQDLYNELPDYYKRGVDLALEQLSSHAGVHHHFRFLKSLEKSEIEAGFGVRYLYHHFYLKPTRCAKGTVESNPQRCPFRSDRPLMDCAVCYKTSGDLMESNPKPYIHCIQRPRLTQEMTTTRMDHCKKMSYNSGAPTLLAVSKG; from the exons ATGGCTGCTgggttgctgctgctggtttgtgCTGGAGCTGTGCTGTACTCTGCCGAGGCGCAGGATCTTTATAATGAGCTACCTGATTACTACAAGAGGGGAGTGGATCTGGCGTTAGAGCAGCTCAGCTCACATGCTGGGGTGCACCACCATTTTCGCTTCTTGAAAAGTCTGGAGAAGTCAGAAATCGAG GCTGGGTTCGGTGTGAGATACCTCTACCACCACTTCTACCTGAAACCCACCAGGTGTGCCAAAGGAACAGTTGAGTCCAACCCTCAGAGGTGCCCCTTCAGGAGTGACAGA CCGCTGATGGACTGTGCAGTTTGCTACAAAACTTCAGGAGATCTGATGGAGTCGAACCCCAAGCCGTACATTCACTGTATCCAGAGGCCCAGACTCACACAG GAAATGACAACAACCAGAATGGATCACTGCAAAAAAATGAGCTACAACAGTGGAGCTCCTACACTGTTGGCTGTGTCTAAGGGCTAA